The window AGGAATTTAGAAACTACTGGGATATAAATTCAATCAAATTCATGTTTGttatacaataaacaaataaggagttcatagaaaagtgtcaataattattcaaatgaaatgtctctgtAATCCTTTAGAGcaagaaatagtcacaaaaacagagaaaagcataaGGCACTGTGGAATAAAAATGGATTCTATCATAATCATTAAAAGTAGTACAGAAAACAATGTAGATATGccaatatgattatttattgtagaatcaaataatcatcattttttataatttttgtgtTCATTCTCCCTGTTGGTCACACTGccctaaaagagaaaaagaataacattaaatatgtgaaaatacaatcaacatttAATAGAAATATCTGGTAAAGCGTCTGGCGGTTTGactaatttgaataattgacATTATTGACTGATCGATTGACCGAACACAGAATTACAGATGAGCGAAACTTACAAGAAATCCTTTCATTCTGTAGATTTTGGCGAAAGGCGATTCCTCAACACAACCCAAAACACTGCAAGGTGTGTCCACATGTGGAAACCCCTCAACTACCTGAAGGGGGGGGAAACATAACCATGAATATGTAGAGAATAAAATGCTGAACATGAAGTGTGAGGAGCCATGCTTACATTGTCCAGTGTGTCTGAAAGGCTGTCCAGTTCCCTTTTCCCTCCTGGGCTCAGTCCATATGACCAGTGCTGACAGCAGACCTGTGGCACCACTGAGCCCAGAAGCAGCAACCACA is drawn from Thunnus albacares chromosome 2, fThuAlb1.1, whole genome shotgun sequence and contains these coding sequences:
- the LOC122970442 gene encoding progonadoliberin-1-like translates to MHRRMAMQTLALWLLLLGSVVPQVCCQHWSYGLSPGGKRELDSLSDTLDNVVEGFPHVDTPCSVLGCVEESPFAKIYRMKGFLGSVTNRENEHKNYKK